The stretch of DNA ATTTACTTGtttcaaatatgaaatattgttCAGGTACTTCTGTATATTTAATGGAACTTCGAAAAACTGATTATCTTGGTAACAGATAGAATTTTCACTAAACGAATCgaattgaataaaacaattgGTAAGACTGACGAATTTCATCAATTCCTTTTTGTCAGGAAATGCATCTATTAAAATCATTCAATTAACTtgtgttaattttaatgtgcaaaataatgaaataataatgaaaagaaattaataagtcTTACGTTGAATGTGAGACATAATGGCTTTGCGGGAGCAACCGCCAGCCTCTTCATAGATGCGTAGTATTTCGTATGGTGCAATTATATCATTacgtgcaaaattaaaatttacaggaCTAAAACTTACAGGACAACCCAGTTGCTCTTGAATTTGACCAGTCGCAATAATAGATTTTCTTTCgaaatctaaattataaatgcaattcagatatttattgtttaacaTTCTAATTAGTTTCACTCACAAATAATCCGTTTTTGAATATCACTCTTCGAACGAACATTCGAATTTcattgcatataattaaaatgtaagatgtatatttgcaattttttattttaagaaagaattaattaattatttttatctaataatagaaatatgcattgataaaatatatcatttttatgttgTACTTTCACATGttatttcttgcattttttttttttgttatgatAGGCACATACATTTATTCCATtctaaacgtaaaaaaaaggcgcatGAAAATCTGCGCAATAAACTACGCAAGCGTTTTgctaaagtttttttaatgaaaacttttttttaacgcaaATTGGAGATATCGGAAATGACCGGAAGTTTGTGTTAGTAAATTTGTCAGCTTGGCAGATTAGTGTGTGTAATATATACCTACCATGGATCGGCCAACTGATGCCAACTTCTCCAATAAATGCTGGATGTACATCATTACAGTCTCTGATACCGTCAGAAAATTCTTTCAACATGTTTATGTACAATTCTTCACTCGTCATAAAGAGTCTCGATGTAGGTTGCGACTGGGCGGTGTAATATCCTGCATAAAAATACGACGTCGTAAAATAACAACAGTAATGATGTGTAAAATCAGAGTGGAACaaatttatacgtaaaacacaaaaatattctatagtttaaattgagaaaattattaatgcaagaataaaaacttaattctaaTTGCGTATAAAACAAACACACGTATAATGCAGTATACCACAAACTTACCTGTTCCAACAATTATATGGGTGTTTGTCATTTTACTATATAACTTTAACAATCGAACATTTCGATTCAAACCATAGCTGCTCATCTCCACGATGGTTTTGCCACCGGCAAATTTAAACGAAAATAATTCATCAATCATCAATTGGGATTCGTTTGGAGACAGACATAAATTTTTGGAGTAGCCGTATCTGGATCAAAAAAATGTACGAcatgtataattattcaaCATAATAGCAGTTTTTAAgtgttttacattttgatgcaaatttataaaaacacatggAAATAATGAAGGTAATGAAAGCGCCttctaaaaaatgtaatgcaaaaattatgtcaaaattCTCTTTAAAAAGTCAAATCCATGACATAAaaacgattttatttaaacaacgttatttttattacgtctagatatttaaataagagatatcttttcattacatatttttattataacataaaaaacgtgttatttttttcttagaataTTTTCATGAAAGTGCCTTGCATGAATTGTGCAGTTCgcacaattatatttacaaatatatttaattcctttgtgttgatattaatatgaagttttagatattttatcttgtaaGCATCTTTTCTTTGTATATTACGCGTATTCTACTCTAAAGTTTGccatatgcatatttattaaaatattctttagaaatacagtgaataatttaatttgacttACGGATACCGCTTGACGTTTCCTATATTCGACAAACATAGATCTTGGTGGGCATCTTGCAGCAAACAATTCCTCGGAAGTTTTTgcatatatgaaataaaattgctggTTAAATGCTCGTGTACTAGTGTTATGCCGAGAATGGACATCCGTTTAAATCCAAATACTGTaggtaaaatgtaaatattaagacTCATATATAATACAGTACAAAAATCGTGAAAAGTAATACGGTTAGGCGCATATTCCGCGCAgcatttaagaaattttttttattgaattatgtgcaataagtaattttgtttttttcaatagacgatattattgttttttacgtAACACggttaaaaaattgtgttacaGACAGAATTGATTACATCTtgaacaaacaaatatttaatttacatgttAACAAAACTGCGTTATGCCTGAAAAACAAGTagacagatttatttaaaaaatcctaaattactttttacataaaccaatatttataattatttattgaaaatatattaattaaatttagaaatttctcTGTcagtgttttaataaatagtaagTAATTTGGAATGCATTAGTTATCTAGAATTTGACATAAATGTTGagtttctatataaaattttgagaaattaatttatatttacgaagatttaaataatttactctACTAagtttaatacatttatttcaaaaatttttctatcgaTATCGTAAactaaaagcaattttaaatttttgtaaaggttttgtagattttttatctcattaatattaaaaacttttaatccagtgaagagaaatattacattataacagAATGTCATTATCATGTACGCGGATCGCGATACttataatatgtttatatttctatcGGTGTTTGacttatatgcaaaatttgaaGGGTATACGTTATTAGATCGAacgtttcatttttttgtgttttcgAGATTATTTAATTCCATAATAAAAACAGAAACAGTTACATGCAACAATTctaataagctacaatttttagatatgcTTCTCTTTTGATACTAAGAGCAATAATTATCCAATTAAAACCCATCTCTCTTTAATTGCATAATggaatttgtaaatataattttaacttttttgcaCACTCACGAGTTTCCACGTATGAACGATCATGAATAACGTCAGGAAGCGAATGCATTGTGGTAGACAGGTCTGTATCTGCAAGCAGAAAAAGTtaagcatttttaatttaatttcttcaatatatTTCGAATCAGTTAGgcttagtaaattttttttagagaatCAGAAGAATCATGCTTTTGTCAAAGCTTCCAGACTTCCAGCTTTATCATTTACTGTAAGCTttataaattggaaaaaacaaacattttgaatatgttatttcaattaaaaaataaagaagaaagagtTACCATAATTTATATCCTGCATTCCACTTTAGATTATAATGATGGAACACCAAATACACGTTTTAACACCGTACAAAGAGTCTGTATAAACTTAGCTATATAAGCGTAAAGAGTTACTTATAAATGTAAccagaatataaattatatctgacGCCGACGAGCCGTTATTCGTAACTACGCCAGCAGCACGACATACAGTGCTTTCGTGTTGTTCGGACTTTGGttccaataaacattatatatacaaggtATTTCAAAAGATTTAACCTAAACTTTATGTGCTTATAGAAAGTTctagtttaataaattttggataaaatcacatGTCCGatggtaaaatttataacCGCTAGAAAATCTTGAAACTATTTGTCCGGCTGTGTCTTACAAAACAATCTAAAGTCTTTATGAAACTCGGTGATAATCGTACTCTACTATAAATCTACTCTGCTGTTTAAGCAAAgacactttatatataatttgatacacATTAACTGATATTGATAATGTGTAGCTAATTTCTATGAGAAGTAAACAGTCTTAGAATCAAGGATTCAAGATGTAATTTGATATTAGAAAGTCgacaaaaagataaatattgtttattagaAGATGTGCAAGAATGCAAATAGATGTGTCGCATGTTAAATTCCGAGACAATGAATATATCAGTAAAAGTTACAACTCTAAAATCGAGAGATCGAACAGAaatgagaatataaaaaagggaaaaaaatattctttctttcgagatgaaataatgaaaagaataaaagaggAATTGATCATCATTGCATCGCGTTATCGATCAAGttagcataattattatatcttatctaaaattattttccaaaatattgtttatttattacaaaagaatAAACTACAAATATCATATTgcgtgtatatttaatttgcaagTTATTTAAGATTAGAgtagacaaaaaattatcccaatttaatatttgcttttatcaaatatttatgtatcattgatttttacaaaagtaaaacacaaatttcgtattgctttatatttagaatattgtGTCCGTGATTAGAATGACAattgtagtaaaaataaatttctacagtctgtaatttgttaaaactCTCCAAACATTCTCTTCGTTGCTTTATCATGTTTCGTATAAAATGTGATATCTCGCATAagtgtatatttatgtattcttatGTGCGTTCTTATTCCTTAAGCGTCTGATCATAGCTAAGCCAGTTTTTGGGATTttcaatcattattattttaatgtcgtTTATATGAATACCTCTTTTTAGCATAAGTGGCaagatatttttcgaaatatgaCCAAGTCCTAGACCGCCGTATGACaccttaaaaattaataatgtaatttgaaGTATTTATTACTAACTTTATATACAAAGTGATTCAGAAGAAAAGATGCATACTTCGGAAGGTGTAGttcgattattttaaagaatacacaagtaaaaaagtttatacaaacatgtatttgtattaattaatactatcaCCTCTCAAAGTATTAATCTTTCCTTCTGAATCACTTTGTATATAACCAAATTTTTGCAGAACTAACTAATattgatcaaaatattttactatttctgataaattaaaaaatggagtAACAAAGAATGagttaacaaaattaaaatcaaatgataaaaacgatgataacaattaaatttattgggTAAAATGACAAGAAAATACTATTACAAAAATACTACGCACCAATCGATTTTTAGTGTGAATATCGTGACTCATGAGAACTCGATTCAGTTTTCCTTCTTCCTTCAATCGTTTGATACGCTTAATGCGCTGCGCATCTGACAGTATATCGTTACCAATTTCGAGGGAAGACGGATTGccaaacaaagaaaattcaaGGTAACAATTGGTATCGTCCAcaaattccataaatttttgttttttggaGAAAGCCACTGtcaattttacacaattaatcATTTACAGTTCAACATTTAACCGATTTCGatgtgcaaaataaataattgttagaaaaaagaagagatcTTGCTGATCTTACAATCGACGTGAGACATGATAGCCTTGCTAGAATCGCCACCGGCCTCTTGATAAATCCGCATTATTTCTTCAGGTAATGATGAATTGTTCGCTGGGTAAAGAGTCACGGGACAATGCAATTCATTTTGTACTTGGCCAGTCatagaaagaaatatcttCTCATTTtctaattacataaataatagataataaatatatatatatatattgaattatgcaTTAACACTCGCGCGTTTGATTGTTATTGCCTTTTTTCccgttaatattttctattgttaCAGAATAATTCATAactt from Linepithema humile isolate Giens D197 chromosome 2, Lhum_UNIL_v1.0, whole genome shotgun sequence encodes:
- the LOC105674010 gene encoding phosphotriesterase-related protein-like — its product is MQDINYDTDLSTTMHSLPDVIHDRSYVETLFGFKRMSILGITLVHEHLTSNFISYMQKLPRNCLLQDAHQDLCLSNIGNVKRYPYGYSKNLCLSPNESQLMIDELFSFKFAGGKTIVEMSSYGLNRNVRLLKLYSKMTNTHIIVGTGYYTAQSQPTSRLFMTSEELYINMLKEFSDGIRDCNDVHPAFIGEVGISWPIHDFERKSIIATGQIQEQLGCPVSFSPVNFNFARNDIIAPYEILRIYEEAGGCSRKAIMSHIQHAFPDKKELMKFVSLTNCFIQFDSFSENSICYQDNQFFEVPLNIQKYLNNISYLKQVNQLDRVLISHDIHTKNKLVSYGGQGYSYIFNNIVPPLLKRGFNIHEIRQILIENPHNWLQ